The nucleotide window GCTTGTGCAATTTGCTCAGCAGTCGGCTGTACAGAAGAGGAAGCATTCGCTTGCATATCTGCTGCAATTTCAGCTGCACGAGTTTTTGTGTGTGAGTTGAAAATAGTTACTAATACTGCTGTACCAATTGCCCCTGCTACTTGCTGAGCTGTATTGTTCATCGCTGTACCATGCGGATTTAAACGGTTCGGCAATGCATTTAAACCGTTTGTCATAATTGGCATCATAACCATTGAAATACCTAACATTCGAATTGTATAAATCGAAATGATAAATAAGTACGATGAATCAACTTCCAAATAACCTAATCCGATAGTTGCTAATGTTGTAATCGTTAATCCGATAACAGCTAAAATACGCGGTCCGAACTGATCAAATAATTTCCCTGTAATCGGTGACATAATCCCCATTACTATTGCACCCGGCAACATCATTAAACCTGCTTCAAACGGTTCGATTCCACGGACATTCTGCACATAGGCAGGTGTTAAAATCATCCCTGAGAACATCGCTACAGATAATACCATTGATACAACAGAAGCTAATGCGTATGAAGGATATGTGTAAATACGTAAATCCAGTAACGGCTGCTCTAAGCGGAATTGGCGAATGATAAACCACGCTAAACCAATTGCCCCTACTGTAATTGTTCCCCATACTTCTATTGCCGACCAGCCGGCTGAACTAGCTGTACTGAAGCCGTATAATAATCCGCCAAAACCGATTGTAGATAATCCAATTGAAAGTATATCGATTTTAGCATCTCGGTTCGGAAGGACATCTTCCAGTTTCCAAACTGCCAGTAATAATGATAAAACGGCAATCGGAAGAATCATTTTGAACAGTACGCTCCAGTCATAATGTTCAACAATCCATCCAGATAAAGTCGGCCCGATTGCTGGAGCCAATACCATAACTAGACCGAACATCCCCATTGCCTGCCCGCGTTTTTCAACCGGGAAGCTAATGAGCATAACGTTCATTAAAATCGGTGCCATCGTTGCTGCCCCAGCTGCCTGAATCATACGGCCTGCCAGTAAAAATCCGAAGCTAGGCGCAAATGAAGCCAATGCTGTACCGATAACGAAAATCGACATCGATAAAATGAATAAAGGTCGTGTTCTGAATTTTGTAATTAAATATGCAGAAGCCGGAACCAATACCCCGCTCACTAGCATGTAGCCTGTCGCTAACCATTGTACTGTCGAATAATCCTCAATATCAAAAGCCGCCATAATTGATGGTAATGCTACGTTTAATAATGTGTTATTTAAAAATGCTACAAACGCCCCGACAAATAATACGGCTATCATTAAATACGGAGGCTTTTTAAATGTTTTTACATCTTGTGTCTGTTCCATAATTTTATTCCCCTTCTTCAATCTTTCAATCTTTCTATTTCTGTACTCGAACTATTTTATACTCGCAGTCCAAAAAATTCAACATTTTTATACTCATAGTCTAAAAACATTGCGAATACACGCTTTAAACAGTAGAATGAGAGTACAATTCAGAGTATATAGTACAAAGAAATTCACTATTATTACGTTATATGCAAAGGAAATCGTTTTAATTGATATGGAGGAAGTTCATGAATCAACGAAAAAGACAGGTACTTGATAGTGCATTGCAGCTTTTTATCGAAAAAGGCTTTCATGAAACATCAATACAGGACATTTTAGACAAAGCGCTTATTTCGAAAGGGACATTTTATAATTATTTCCCATCTAAAGTGGAATGTTTTAAGTCGATTATGGAACAGACCCGATACGAAGCAAGCTTATTACGGCATGAAATGTTGCTAAATCAAGATATTACCGATGAAAACTTATTATTGGAACAAATTCTCGTTCTTATGCAAATCAATAAAAAACAAAACTTGGTATCCTTGTTCGAAAATATCTTTCAGTCGAATGACAAGGAGCTCCGACACTTATTGGAACGCTATCGCCTATTGGAAATTGAGTGGGTATCCAATCGATTCATCGATATTTTTGGCGAGAAGGTCCGTCCCTATTCGCTTGAGCTAGCCATTTTATATTTCGCGATGGTTCACCATTTAACCTATTCCCACCGCCTCTTCTACAGTAAAATGATCGACCAGAAGAAAATTTTGCAAATTGCATTGCGTAACATTAAAGCGATTTATCCTGTTATGTTGGAAAATGGTGAAATCCTCATTACACAGGATGCACTTCAGCTAGTCGAAGAGAAAAAAATTTACCAGTCGATTACAAAGAGTGATTTAATCGAAAAGGTCCAGGGATTCCTTGACCAGTTACAACTGGATACTGACAATGAGACGGGGACTCAATTCACTGAAAGTATTCTGGATGAACTGCAGCGTAATGAGTTGCGTCTTGCGGTTATTGAAACACTGCTTAAACCTTTCCGCGAAGCTTTTGCAAACACACCGCATGCCGGGGAAAATGTGGAACTTGCAAATTTATTATGGTACTTCATCAAAAATGGTGACCAGAAGTAATACTCGCATCTATTCCTAGTCAATAAAAAAGTCGTATTGAACGTCATCTGTTCAATACGACTTTTTATTAGTTAGTGCTTGTCGAAATGTGCACTTTCAGTTGTTTACCCTTAATCGGCGTTGTCTTCATTGCTTTTAACACGAGATTACCTTTTCCATTCAAAATTTCCACGAATGTAGAAGTATCCAAAATCGTTATAATGCCGATATCTGCAGCGGTCATACCAGGAATTTTTGCAATCGTTCCGACAAAATCAACAGCACGCAGCTTTTTCTTCTTACCGCCATTGAAATAGAGCTTCGTAATGTTTGCATCGACTTTGGCATTCTTCTGTTTTTTCTTTTGTGGTCGGCTTTGCATCTTTTTGTCAAACGCCTCCGCCTTTGCTTCTACCTCTTCATGAGTCGGCAAGTCCATCTTAGGAATCGTAAATCCTATCAGTTCTTCAATCCCTGCCAGGAAGTCATGTTCAAATGGCGTCACAAACGTAATAGCCTTCCCTTCCTTGCCGGCCCGTCCTGTTCGGCCAGTACGATGTACATACGCTTCCTTTTCCATCGGTAGATCATAGTTAATTACCAATGAAATGTTCTCGATATCAATACCGCGCGCGGCGACATCTGTTGCCACTAAATAGCGGAAGTCTCCACGCTTGTAATCATTCATGACAAGCAGACGAGTTGACTGATCCATGCCGCCGTGCAGCTTATCGACACTATATTCGCGATCATATAAATAATCGTGCAAGGCATCGACACGATCTTTCGTACGACAGAAAATAATGCACGTATCCGGATTTTCCACTACCGCGATTTTTTCGACAGCAGCTGTTTTTTCTTCGTCCTGTACTTCAATGACCGCATGCTCAATTTTTGGCACAGCCTCTTCCGAGTGGACTTCTATGTCAATCGGGTCTTTTAAATAATTGGATGCCAGTTTTTTTATCGTTTCAGGTACTGTCGCTGAAAACAGCATCGTTACTTCACGATGTTCCACATGGGAAAGTATCGCTTCGACTTGCTCGATAAAGCCCAT belongs to Solibacillus sp. FSL W7-1436 and includes:
- a CDS encoding DEAD/DEAH box helicase is translated as MTTNFNDYPLSPELQRSLKDLDYSTPTEVQQKVLPHALKEQDLIVKAQTGSGKTAAFAIPICENIDWIENKPQALVLTPTRELAVQVKEEFTNIGRYKRIKATALYGKQPFRYQQDELKQKTHIAVGTPGRVLDHIEKGTLKLDKIRYVVLDEADEMLNMGFIEQVEAILSHVEHREVTMLFSATVPETIKKLASNYLKDPIDIEVHSEEAVPKIEHAVIEVQDEEKTAAVEKIAVVENPDTCIIFCRTKDRVDALHDYLYDREYSVDKLHGGMDQSTRLLVMNDYKRGDFRYLVATDVAARGIDIENISLVINYDLPMEKEAYVHRTGRTGRAGKEGKAITFVTPFEHDFLAGIEELIGFTIPKMDLPTHEEVEAKAEAFDKKMQSRPQKKKQKNAKVDANITKLYFNGGKKKKLRAVDFVGTIAKIPGMTAADIGIITILDTSTFVEILNGKGNLVLKAMKTTPIKGKQLKVHISTSTN
- a CDS encoding TetR/AcrR family transcriptional regulator, which translates into the protein MNQRKRQVLDSALQLFIEKGFHETSIQDILDKALISKGTFYNYFPSKVECFKSIMEQTRYEASLLRHEMLLNQDITDENLLLEQILVLMQINKKQNLVSLFENIFQSNDKELRHLLERYRLLEIEWVSNRFIDIFGEKVRPYSLELAILYFAMVHHLTYSHRLFYSKMIDQKKILQIALRNIKAIYPVMLENGEILITQDALQLVEEKKIYQSITKSDLIEKVQGFLDQLQLDTDNETGTQFTESILDELQRNELRLAVIETLLKPFREAFANTPHAGENVELANLLWYFIKNGDQK
- a CDS encoding DHA2 family efflux MFS transporter permease subunit — translated: MEQTQDVKTFKKPPYLMIAVLFVGAFVAFLNNTLLNVALPSIMAAFDIEDYSTVQWLATGYMLVSGVLVPASAYLITKFRTRPLFILSMSIFVIGTALASFAPSFGFLLAGRMIQAAGAATMAPILMNVMLISFPVEKRGQAMGMFGLVMVLAPAIGPTLSGWIVEHYDWSVLFKMILPIAVLSLLLAVWKLEDVLPNRDAKIDILSIGLSTIGFGGLLYGFSTASSAGWSAIEVWGTITVGAIGLAWFIIRQFRLEQPLLDLRIYTYPSYALASVVSMVLSVAMFSGMILTPAYVQNVRGIEPFEAGLMMLPGAIVMGIMSPITGKLFDQFGPRILAVIGLTITTLATIGLGYLEVDSSYLFIISIYTIRMLGISMVMMPIMTNGLNALPNRLNPHGTAMNNTAQQVAGAIGTAVLVTIFNSHTKTRAAEIAADMQANASSSVQPTAEQIAQAQAQVMQQAMLDGITYSFFVAAGITVVALILAIFIKRVDVTKREDFMGTVPEKK